One genomic window of Pungitius pungitius chromosome 11, fPunPun2.1, whole genome shotgun sequence includes the following:
- the LOC119197265 gene encoding zinc finger and SCAN domain-containing protein 12-like, whose amino-acid sequence MQSLRAFLSERLTAAAEEIFGAVENTIAEYKEEISRAKDLEISRLRTQLRLLKSEPRSERCLGVQLQQLTHHHPPPPPPLPPQQQQQLHPSVPSEEPPESQHCEEDGSSSMEQEHPEPPQVKKEQQQFKTHRDFWQGHDAEEQLESLESDIKDFILSPASLRSSLQEPALLFQPYHTNHHGEEGKEKPYCCSVCEKRFSNCSHLAAHIRTHTGERPYRCEICRKTFITTSALNRHQTIHTEGKQFVCNYCGKSFKWMESLGRHVRSLHKRENMLV is encoded by the exons ATGCAGTCCCTGAGAGCCTTTCTCAGCGAGAGACTCAccgcggcggcggaggagataTTCGGAGCCGTCGAAAACACAATAGCCGAGTACAAAGAGGAGATTTCCCGGGCCAAAGATTTAGAAATCAGTCGTCTCAGGACGCAGCTGAGGCTTCTCAAGTCAG AGCCCCGGTCGGAGAGATGCCTCGgagtccagctgcagcagctcacccatcaccaccctcctcctcctcctcctcttcctcctcagcagcagcagcagctccacccgTCAGTGCCTTCGGAGGAGCCTCCCGAGTCCCAGCACTGCGAGGAGGACGGCAGCTCCAGCATGGAGCAGGAGCACCCGGAGCCCCCGCAGGtgaagaaggagcagcagcagttcaaGACCCACCGCGATTTCTGGCAGGGCCACGACGCGGAGGAGCAGCTCGAAAGCCTCGAATCCGACATCAAAGACTTCATCCTGTCTCCTGCCAGCCTGAGGAGCAGCCTGCAGGAGCCCGCGTTGCTCTTCCAGCCGTACCACACGAACCACCACGGCGAGGAGGGCAAAGAGAAACCCTACTGCTGCTCCGTGTGCGAGAAGCGCTTCAGCAACTGCTCCCACCTCGCGGCTCACATCAGGACGCACACGGGAGAGAGGCCTTACAGGTGTGAAATATGCAGGAAGACGTTCATCACGACGAGCGCCCTCAACAGACACCAGACGATCCACACGGAAGGGAAACAATTCGTCTGCAATTATTGTGGCAAATCCTTCAAATGGATGGAGTCTCTAGGCAGACACGTTAGAAGCTTACATAAGAGGGAGAACATGCTCGTATGA